A window from Synergistaceae bacterium DZ-S4 encodes these proteins:
- a CDS encoding branched-chain amino acid ABC transporter permease, which produces MDGYTTGIITLLAINCIAALGVSLFTGFTGVFTLGHAGYMAIGAYTAAILTVQYEVHFIGAIIAGGIVAMIFAYLIGIPTLKLVGDYYTIASLGLGEAIRLVIENWESVTRGARGYPGIENYSSMSVAVGFLLVMGAGMFFLVNSNYGRAFKACRDDYVAASLLGFNTARFRVFSLAISGFYCGVSGALLGGFMSFIQPVMFDMAKSTELVSIVVFGGLGSMSGCLIGTTILTLVTELFRPISQYRMLVYGLVLVLVMVLRPEGIMGTNELTKDYIKGIFSRRKKITAADGGVR; this is translated from the coding sequence ATGGATGGTTACACTACCGGGATAATCACACTGCTTGCAATAAACTGCATAGCGGCATTGGGAGTATCACTCTTCACGGGCTTTACGGGAGTCTTTACGCTCGGTCATGCCGGATATATGGCGATAGGCGCATACACGGCAGCCATACTTACCGTGCAGTATGAGGTCCACTTCATCGGAGCCATAATTGCAGGGGGGATAGTTGCCATGATTTTTGCCTATCTCATAGGCATACCGACGCTCAAACTGGTCGGCGACTACTATACGATAGCCTCTCTGGGCCTTGGTGAAGCGATAAGGCTGGTCATAGAGAACTGGGAAAGCGTGACAAGGGGAGCCAGAGGCTATCCCGGAATAGAAAACTATTCCTCAATGTCTGTGGCTGTGGGCTTTCTGCTGGTGATGGGGGCAGGGATGTTCTTCCTGGTGAACAGCAACTACGGGAGGGCTTTCAAAGCATGCAGGGACGACTACGTGGCCGCTTCGCTGCTCGGTTTCAACACTGCAAGGTTCAGGGTCTTCAGTCTTGCCATCTCAGGCTTTTACTGCGGGGTCTCAGGCGCGTTGCTCGGAGGGTTCATGTCCTTTATCCAGCCTGTCATGTTCGACATGGCCAAATCCACAGAACTGGTCTCCATAGTCGTATTCGGAGGCCTGGGCTCAATGAGCGGATGCCTGATCGGAACGACCATACTGACACTGGTGACGGAGCTGTTCAGGCCGATATCGCAGTACCGCATGCTTGTCTACGGCCTGGTCCTTGTTCTGGTAATGGTCCTGAGACCTGAAGGGATCATGGGTACCAACGAGCTTACCAAAGATTACATCAAGGGCATCTTTTCCCGCAGGAAGAAGATCACTGCCGCCGACGGAGGTGTCCGCTGA
- a CDS encoding 50S ribosomal protein L11 methyltransferase, whose amino-acid sequence MGKNDSYWWYITLSAEEGLEEVLFSLADISGSIGTELQELPLGGIRLRSYYRSSEDLHFWKSKLLGAMREWENIKIDDFGKIENQPWNVASEEAFPPLSVGKKMVVLAPWHKGTEPEGLIPLYINPGSAFGTGYHESTQIVLELMEDFVKPGMTTADIGTGSGILTICAVKLGAEKVYARDIDPAVIEEVRKNFELNGLDQDKIDLATGDLLKGFRHRVDILTANILLEPLITMVGQVPKIIGKEGMAIFSGMLLTERARFVEAMENAGLSILREHEKGEWWGVAAKAAS is encoded by the coding sequence GTGGGGAAGAACGACAGCTATTGGTGGTATATAACTTTATCAGCAGAAGAGGGGCTGGAGGAAGTGCTTTTTTCCTTAGCCGACATTTCAGGAAGCATTGGGACTGAACTCCAGGAGCTTCCGCTCGGAGGGATAAGACTCAGGTCTTATTACAGAAGCAGCGAAGACCTTCACTTCTGGAAATCAAAACTTCTCGGTGCGATGCGGGAATGGGAGAACATTAAAATAGATGATTTCGGTAAAATCGAAAATCAGCCATGGAACGTAGCCTCAGAGGAGGCCTTTCCTCCTCTGTCGGTGGGGAAAAAAATGGTCGTCCTTGCCCCATGGCACAAAGGTACCGAACCGGAAGGACTCATACCCCTTTACATAAATCCGGGAAGCGCTTTTGGCACGGGGTATCATGAGAGCACACAGATCGTCCTCGAACTTATGGAGGATTTTGTAAAGCCGGGAATGACTACCGCCGACATAGGCACAGGCTCGGGGATACTGACCATATGCGCCGTCAAACTGGGAGCGGAAAAGGTGTATGCCCGTGACATAGATCCCGCTGTGATCGAAGAGGTCAGGAAAAATTTTGAACTCAACGGACTGGATCAGGACAAGATCGATCTTGCAACAGGCGATCTTCTTAAAGGATTCAGACACAGGGTGGACATACTCACTGCAAATATACTTCTCGAGCCGCTGATCACGATGGTCGGCCAGGTCCCCAAAATAATAGGAAAAGAAGGAATGGCCATTTTTTCTGGTATGCTCCTGACTGAGAGAGCGCGTTTTGTTGAAGCTATGGAAAATGCCGGACTGTCCATATTAAGGGAGCATGAGAAAGGAGAATGGTGGGGTGTCGCTGCCAAGGCTGCGTCTTGA
- the rpsU gene encoding 30S ribosomal protein S21, translated as MTTVTRRDNESIEDALKRFKRELRKVGVLREAKKHEHYEKPSEIKKRKKAEMARNRGRKADY; from the coding sequence GTGACCACCGTAACGAGACGAGATAACGAGTCGATCGAAGACGCGCTCAAGCGTTTTAAGCGCGAACTTCGGAAGGTGGGAGTGCTTCGTGAAGCAAAAAAGCACGAGCATTACGAAAAACCCAGCGAGATCAAGAAACGTAAGAAGGCTGAAATGGCCCGAAACAGAGGCAGGAAGGCTGATTACTAG
- a CDS encoding branched-chain amino acid ABC transporter permease: MDMIIQQVINGLSLGSVYALIAVGYSLVYSILLFSNFAHGGFLVIGGYICYFALRGAGMGILAASFAALIGAGISAVIVERLAYKPIRERTPITLYMLIASMGMSIVIENIFVVTVGGRFRALPPVIPTQPVNVFGLATTSAFDLLSLATAVVFLVGLQLFLSKTKWGLAIRAASYNLRIAGLMGVNVNRLISIVFFVAGLLAGVGGIFLSVRYTLYPQLGMITTKAFVAAVIGGLGSLPGAVVGSLILGLAEMLTAGFISSQFRDLVVFGLLIVTLIVRPTGLFGKSVGEKV; this comes from the coding sequence TTGGATATGATAATCCAGCAGGTCATCAACGGCCTCTCTCTCGGGTCGGTATACGCCTTGATAGCAGTTGGTTACTCACTCGTATACTCTATCCTTCTCTTTTCAAATTTTGCACATGGTGGTTTTCTCGTGATCGGCGGTTACATTTGCTATTTTGCACTGAGGGGTGCCGGGATGGGTATATTGGCAGCCTCTTTCGCCGCGTTGATCGGAGCGGGGATCTCAGCTGTCATAGTTGAGCGCCTGGCATACAAGCCGATCCGCGAGCGTACTCCCATCACACTTTATATGCTTATCGCATCGATGGGTATGAGCATCGTTATCGAGAATATTTTCGTAGTTACCGTCGGAGGCCGTTTCAGGGCGCTTCCTCCGGTGATTCCGACGCAACCGGTAAATGTCTTTGGCCTGGCAACGACCAGCGCTTTTGACCTTCTGTCGCTGGCAACCGCGGTAGTATTCCTTGTCGGCCTGCAGCTTTTCCTTTCAAAGACCAAATGGGGGCTCGCGATCAGGGCTGCATCTTACAATCTCCGTATAGCGGGGCTGATGGGGGTAAATGTAAACAGGCTGATCTCAATAGTCTTCTTCGTGGCCGGGCTCCTCGCGGGAGTCGGGGGCATATTTTTATCTGTTAGGTACACACTCTATCCGCAGCTTGGCATGATAACGACAAAAGCTTTTGTCGCAGCCGTTATCGGCGGGCTGGGTTCCCTTCCCGGGGCTGTTGTCGGGAGCCTGATCCTGGGTTTGGCAGAAATGCTGACGGCAGGTTTCATTTCCAGCCAGTTCAGGGACCTGGTGGTATTCGGCCTTCTCATCGTTACTCTCATTGTACGGCCCACGGGACTTTTCGGAAAATCCGTGGGCGAGAAAGTGTAG
- a CDS encoding 16S rRNA (uracil(1498)-N(3))-methyltransferase has protein sequence MSLPRLRLEKCILKEGRWLIDREQAHHLIRVRRCSTGSLAEGLAYGEKISLRLSCEGEAVYAEELSRTSEDGPSTELHLLLAILKNDQFDQALRFAAETGVHTIRLLSCERSVPRYAGIKLAEKMSRWEKILDEATKQAGAGSPPLIVPPAALRDLDPEYLPDRRFAAMLSLEAEPLSEQETGDAAAIAIGPEGDWSPSEAGLLLEKGFRPVSLGSRILRASTAVAVACGWFSMR, from the coding sequence GTGTCGCTGCCAAGGCTGCGTCTTGAAAAATGCATCCTAAAGGAAGGGCGCTGGCTTATTGACCGAGAACAGGCACACCATCTGATAAGAGTAAGGCGCTGCAGCACAGGTTCCCTGGCAGAGGGCCTTGCATACGGAGAAAAGATCAGCCTGCGGCTGTCATGCGAGGGTGAGGCAGTCTATGCTGAGGAATTGTCGAGGACTTCGGAGGACGGGCCGTCAACAGAGCTGCATCTTCTGCTTGCGATCCTCAAGAACGATCAGTTTGACCAGGCGCTCAGGTTCGCGGCTGAGACCGGTGTGCATACGATAAGGCTCCTCTCATGCGAAAGAAGCGTTCCAAGATACGCAGGAATCAAACTGGCTGAAAAAATGTCCCGGTGGGAGAAGATCTTGGATGAGGCGACCAAGCAGGCAGGAGCCGGATCTCCGCCACTGATAGTGCCGCCTGCAGCGCTCAGGGATCTGGATCCCGAATATTTGCCTGATCGCAGGTTTGCGGCGATGCTTTCCTTAGAGGCAGAACCTCTTTCAGAACAGGAGACAGGAGATGCTGCCGCGATCGCGATAGGACCGGAAGGAGACTGGTCTCCTTCCGAAGCGGGACTATTGCTTGAAAAAGGTTTCAGGCCGGTCAGTCTGGGAAGCAGGATACTAAGGGCAAGCACAGCTGTTGCGGTGGCGTGCGGCTGGTTCTCAATGAGATGA
- a CDS encoding ABC transporter ATP-binding protein: MSAMLELKEVNKAFGGVQAVKDMSFVIENGELAGLIGPNGAGKTTIFNLVTGVYDVTGGEIEFKGKNINRLKTFQVISLGVARTFQNLRLFTASSVLDNVMTAAQQHYSYSFFEAVSHLGRWKKMEKAARDESMELLERVGLADRADQAAGTLPYGMQRRLEIARAISLRPELLLLDEPAAGMNAEEVEQLNELIRLIHADFKLTILLIEHHMDMVMAICPHIVCMNFGAKIAEGSPDEIQSHPEVLKAYLGEEE; encoded by the coding sequence ATGTCCGCCATGCTTGAACTTAAGGAAGTCAACAAGGCTTTCGGAGGCGTCCAGGCCGTCAAAGATATGTCATTCGTCATCGAAAATGGCGAACTTGCAGGGCTTATAGGCCCCAACGGCGCGGGCAAGACGACCATATTCAACCTTGTTACCGGTGTTTATGACGTAACGGGCGGAGAGATAGAATTCAAGGGGAAAAACATAAACAGGCTCAAGACCTTCCAGGTCATTTCGCTTGGCGTGGCAAGGACATTCCAGAACCTGAGGCTATTTACCGCATCTTCAGTCCTGGACAACGTTATGACAGCAGCCCAGCAGCATTATAGCTACAGCTTTTTCGAGGCTGTCAGCCATCTGGGAAGGTGGAAAAAGATGGAGAAGGCAGCCAGGGACGAAAGTATGGAACTGCTTGAGAGGGTAGGGCTCGCAGACCGCGCAGACCAGGCGGCAGGAACACTCCCTTACGGCATGCAGCGCCGCCTTGAGATCGCAAGGGCCATATCCCTCAGGCCCGAGCTGCTTCTGCTGGATGAGCCGGCTGCAGGAATGAACGCAGAAGAGGTCGAGCAGCTCAATGAACTCATCAGGCTCATCCATGCCGATTTCAAGCTTACGATACTGCTGATCGAGCACCACATGGACATGGTCATGGCCATATGCCCGCACATAGTCTGCATGAACTTCGGGGCTAAAATAGCTGAAGGATCTCCTGATGAGATACAGAGCCACCCTGAAGTCCTGAAGGCATATCTTGGAGAGGAGGAATAA
- a CDS encoding ABC transporter ATP-binding protein — protein sequence MENVTPILSVKNLSVNYGAIRALKGVDLDVYSGEIVAVIGANGAGKSTMMSAIMGDVPKAGGEILIDGHPLPSRSFQVVAAGVSLSPEGRKVFAPLTVYENLQMGAFPLKDRSIVSEQIKKVYHLFPRLEERQSQYAGTLSGGEQQMLAIGRALMAMPRVLLLDEPSLGLAPIIISEIFKELTEVNRQLGMTILIVEQNARKALLLSHRAYVLQTGKIVMEGDSKELLHNPEIEEAYLGGKKK from the coding sequence ATGGAAAATGTCACCCCGATCCTCTCTGTAAAAAACCTCTCCGTGAACTACGGGGCCATCCGGGCGCTCAAAGGTGTCGATCTTGATGTATATTCCGGTGAAATAGTCGCCGTTATCGGAGCTAACGGAGCAGGGAAGTCGACCATGATGAGCGCGATAATGGGCGATGTGCCAAAGGCAGGAGGAGAGATCCTGATCGACGGGCATCCGCTCCCGTCAAGAAGTTTTCAGGTCGTTGCAGCGGGAGTGAGCCTCTCTCCCGAGGGGAGGAAAGTCTTTGCCCCGCTTACCGTCTATGAAAACCTCCAGATGGGCGCGTTCCCTCTGAAGGACCGCAGTATCGTCTCGGAACAGATCAAAAAAGTCTATCACCTCTTCCCGCGTCTGGAAGAGAGGCAGAGCCAGTATGCGGGGACACTGTCGGGAGGAGAGCAGCAGATGCTTGCCATCGGAAGGGCTCTTATGGCGATGCCCAGGGTCCTGCTCCTCGACGAGCCATCGCTGGGCCTTGCTCCGATAATAATCAGTGAGATATTCAAAGAACTTACAGAGGTCAACAGACAGCTGGGCATGACTATCCTCATAGTAGAACAGAATGCAAGGAAAGCCCTACTGCTCTCACACAGGGCATATGTACTCCAGACAGGAAAGATTGTAATGGAGGGGGATTCAAAGGAACTGCTGCATAATCCTGAGATAGAAGAGGCCTACCTGGGAGGGAAAAAGAAGTAG
- the mtaB gene encoding tRNA (N(6)-L-threonylcarbamoyladenosine(37)-C(2))-methylthiotransferase MtaB translates to MKDDLKLLSLCDRTYSVHIQGCRTNQYEGEAIAALLEKAGGIHSQDMPDITVIVSCTITAAADRKCRKLIRRLRRENPRSLIILCGCYAQRMSDAEREALGVDVLVGNRVKHMIPEIASDWLEKKEGRSSLSLFKEDIMTGGSWDELLLDRPRLHTRAFLKVQDGCSHFCSYCIVPYVRGRPVSRNVNDAVEEAERIVRSGCPEIVLTGVHLGLHEDLPVLVRRIGSIEGLKRLRFGSIEPFAVDGELLDAIAKTETFCRHLHLPLQSGDDSVLAAMRRGYTTGGFREITDNIRDKLGNEIHLSTDLMVGFPGEDEEAFEKSIKFIKDIGFGKVHVFNYSPREGTDAALMQCPPEKDVRKRMERALSTAETLHRDYCSRWIGKEVEILVEEKTEGIVRGLTRNYIRADTFSEKAGTGKEVRFIPERYVKGVLASGTVEGCDGEYSDFPEFL, encoded by the coding sequence ATGAAGGATGATCTGAAATTGCTCTCATTATGCGACAGGACGTACTCGGTACATATTCAGGGCTGCCGGACCAACCAGTATGAGGGAGAGGCAATAGCCGCCCTGCTGGAAAAGGCGGGCGGTATCCATTCCCAGGATATGCCCGACATAACGGTTATTGTGAGCTGCACCATTACTGCGGCCGCAGACAGAAAGTGCCGTAAACTGATACGCAGGCTAAGGCGGGAAAACCCCCGTTCCCTTATCATTCTTTGCGGGTGCTATGCCCAGCGGATGTCCGATGCTGAAAGGGAGGCACTGGGAGTTGACGTTCTTGTCGGAAACCGCGTGAAGCACATGATCCCGGAGATAGCTTCTGACTGGCTCGAAAAAAAGGAAGGCAGATCGTCTCTTTCCCTTTTCAAGGAAGATATCATGACCGGCGGATCATGGGACGAACTGCTTCTCGACAGGCCCAGACTTCATACGAGAGCGTTCCTTAAGGTCCAGGACGGGTGCAGCCATTTCTGCAGCTATTGTATCGTACCCTATGTCAGGGGAAGGCCCGTGTCCAGGAATGTGAATGATGCGGTCGAAGAGGCAGAGAGGATCGTACGATCCGGCTGTCCGGAGATAGTTCTCACGGGAGTCCATCTGGGACTGCACGAAGACCTGCCGGTACTGGTAAGAAGGATCGGATCCATAGAGGGACTTAAAAGGCTGAGGTTCGGGTCGATAGAACCATTTGCTGTGGACGGTGAACTCCTGGATGCGATCGCCAAAACAGAAACATTCTGCAGACATCTGCATCTCCCTCTTCAGAGCGGCGATGACAGCGTTCTCGCTGCGATGAGAAGGGGCTATACAACAGGAGGATTCCGTGAGATCACAGACAACATCAGAGATAAGCTGGGAAATGAGATCCACCTGAGTACTGATCTTATGGTCGGATTTCCCGGTGAAGATGAAGAGGCATTTGAAAAGAGCATCAAATTTATAAAGGACATCGGCTTTGGAAAAGTGCACGTATTCAATTATTCACCAAGGGAAGGTACTGATGCTGCACTTATGCAGTGTCCCCCGGAAAAAGACGTCAGAAAAAGGATGGAAAGAGCTCTCAGTACAGCGGAGACCCTTCACAGGGATTACTGTTCCCGGTGGATCGGGAAAGAGGTCGAGATCCTTGTCGAGGAAAAAACAGAAGGCATAGTCCGCGGACTTACCAGGAACTATATAAGGGCTGACACGTTTTCAGAAAAAGCCGGAACAGGCAAAGAGGTCAGATTTATCCCTGAAAGATATGTTAAGGGTGTTTTGGCATCCGGCACTGTGGAAGGCTGCGATGGAGAATATTCCGATTTTCCAGAGTTTTTGTAA
- a CDS encoding GatB/YqeY domain-containing protein, whose amino-acid sequence MSDLLLRIQNDLVDAMKKRDDLRLSVLRMLKSAAQMAQIEKGKDIPLTDDEVLVLVRRLIKQRNEAAEMYRSGGAPDRAQTELDEIKVLDSYQPEQLPEEEIIRIVAEISSQVGASGPKDMGKVMGKAMAEVKGRADGGKVKDLVLKHLSSML is encoded by the coding sequence ATGTCGGACCTTTTGCTCAGGATCCAGAATGATCTGGTAGATGCAATGAAAAAGAGGGATGATCTCAGACTCTCGGTCCTAAGGATGCTTAAATCTGCCGCACAGATGGCCCAGATCGAAAAAGGCAAAGATATTCCGCTTACAGATGATGAAGTTCTTGTGCTGGTAAGGAGACTCATCAAGCAGCGGAACGAAGCGGCTGAAATGTACAGGTCCGGCGGAGCCCCAGACAGAGCTCAAACGGAACTCGATGAGATAAAGGTGCTTGATTCTTACCAACCGGAGCAGCTGCCGGAGGAAGAGATCATAAGGATCGTCGCAGAGATCTCTTCACAGGTCGGAGCCTCAGGCCCGAAGGATATGGGCAAAGTCATGGGCAAGGCAATGGCCGAGGTCAAAGGCCGCGCGGACGGCGGAAAAGTAAAAGATCTGGTCCTTAAACATCTTTCATCAATGTTGTAA